A stretch of the Planktothricoides raciborskii GIHE-MW2 genome encodes the following:
- a CDS encoding class I SAM-dependent methyltransferase, with protein sequence MSEKIHSYQYLQDYRFEWWNPDFLELLAKRFNLSQINSIADIGIGLAHWSRLLIPFLSQPLRFVGVDIEYFWIEKAKKTFKNIQKEVEFSELHFIQDDAHNLSLPSNSFDLVTCQTLLMHCYDPKKVLAEMKRIAKPGGLILAVEPINLLNRLEFSSLINSLSVEHQTSLFQFWSYFHQGIRAKGKGDHNIGAYLPALFQQVGLEKIAVYQNDRVYDSKSDDSISVEDILMEYRKPETAEMIMAGGGNDQIIAEGLESAKFLAELIVSEIQNHNYYATGFLNTFIFSGFKSE encoded by the coding sequence ATGAGCGAAAAAATACATTCTTATCAGTATCTTCAGGACTATCGCTTTGAATGGTGGAATCCAGATTTTCTGGAACTTTTGGCTAAAAGGTTCAATCTATCCCAAATTAATAGTATTGCGGATATAGGTATAGGGTTGGCGCATTGGTCACGCCTCTTAATTCCATTTCTCTCTCAACCCTTACGTTTTGTGGGGGTTGATATTGAATATTTTTGGATTGAAAAAGCGAAAAAAACTTTTAAGAACATCCAAAAAGAAGTGGAGTTTTCTGAATTACATTTTATTCAAGATGATGCCCATAACCTCAGCTTACCCAGTAATAGTTTTGATTTAGTAACTTGTCAAACATTACTGATGCACTGCTACGATCCGAAAAAAGTCTTAGCAGAAATGAAACGGATTGCTAAACCAGGTGGACTAATCTTAGCAGTGGAACCCATAAATTTACTTAATCGCTTAGAATTTAGTTCCTTGATCAACAGCTTATCGGTTGAACATCAAACTTCTCTTTTTCAGTTTTGGTCATACTTTCATCAAGGAATCAGAGCAAAAGGCAAAGGAGATCATAATATAGGTGCTTATTTACCGGCTCTATTTCAGCAGGTTGGCTTAGAAAAAATAGCCGTTTATCAAAATGATCGAGTTTATGATTCAAAAAGTGATGACTCGATTAGTGTTGAAGATATCCTCATGGAATATAGGAAGCCAGAAACCGCTGAAATGATTATGGCTGGGGGAGGTAATGACCAGATTATTGCTGAAGGACTCGAATCTGCCAAATTTCTCGCTGAATTGATCGTCTCTGAAATCCAGAATCATAATTATTATGCTACCGGGTTTCTCAATACATTTATATTCAGCGGCTTTAAGTCAGAGTAA
- the aguB gene encoding N-carbamoylputrescine amidase, producing the protein MHPQLIKTAAIQTSYSEEHNRNVKKISELVREAAAKGAQVILPSELFEGHYFCKEEHEKFFDWAHPVEGHPTIHHFQKIAAELGVVVPVSFFEKAGQSYYNSVAIVNADGSLLGIYRKSHIPDGPGYEEKFYFRPGNTGFRAWSTRFGTIGVGICWDQWFPECARAMVLMGADILLYPTAIGSEPQQADLNTKDPWQRVMIGHAVANIVPVVAANRIGTEDGQTFYGHSFIANHFGDKVAELGADEEGIIYATFDRAEITRTRAAFGFFRDRRPELYGLLSSVDGI; encoded by the coding sequence ATGCACCCTCAACTCATCAAAACAGCGGCCATTCAAACATCCTATTCCGAAGAACACAACCGCAACGTCAAAAAAATCAGTGAATTAGTCCGAGAAGCGGCAGCTAAAGGCGCTCAAGTCATCTTACCTTCAGAATTATTTGAAGGACATTATTTTTGTAAAGAAGAACACGAGAAATTTTTTGACTGGGCGCATCCCGTCGAAGGACATCCCACCATTCATCATTTCCAGAAAATTGCCGCCGAATTAGGGGTCGTCGTGCCGGTTTCTTTTTTTGAAAAAGCAGGCCAGTCTTATTACAATAGTGTGGCGATCGTGAATGCGGATGGGTCTTTATTAGGGATTTACCGCAAAAGTCATATTCCCGATGGCCCAGGATATGAAGAAAAATTTTATTTCCGACCGGGAAATACCGGATTTCGGGCTTGGTCAACCCGATTTGGCACCATTGGGGTAGGAATTTGTTGGGATCAATGGTTTCCCGAATGTGCCAGAGCAATGGTGCTCATGGGAGCAGATATCTTACTTTATCCCACGGCGATCGGCAGCGAACCCCAACAGGCGGATTTAAATACTAAAGACCCTTGGCAACGGGTGATGATTGGTCATGCGGTGGCGAATATTGTCCCGGTGGTGGCAGCAAACCGGATCGGCACCGAAGACGGACAAACTTTTTACGGTCATTCTTTTATTGCCAATCACTTCGGGGATAAAGTGGCAGAATTAGGTGCCGACGAAGAGGGGATTATTTATGCCACCTTCGATCGCGCCGAAATTACCCGGACAAGGGCGGCTTTTGGCTTTTTCCGCGATCGCCGTCCCGAACTTTACGGTCTTCTCAGTAGTGTTGATGGCATCTAA